A window from Ictalurus furcatus strain D&B chromosome 16, Billie_1.0, whole genome shotgun sequence encodes these proteins:
- the LOC128620412 gene encoding NADH dehydrogenase [ubiquinone] 1 alpha subcomplex subunit 8-like: protein MPSPVDVPTLSDLSVEEVNVSSAVLKAAAHHFGSQCDKPNKEFMLCRWEEKDPRKCLNEGRKVNECALNFFRQIKGNCAESFTEYWTCLDYSNLAELRHCRKQQKEFDNCVLEKLGWERPELGDLSKVTKVATSRPLPENPYHSRARPEANPVIDAPLEPAKHGSRLFFWNW, encoded by the exons gtaaacgTCTCGTCAGCCGTCCTGAAGGCGGCCGCACATCACTTCGGCTCGCAGTGTGACAAACCCAACAAGGAGTTCATGCTGTGCAGGTGGGAGGAGAAGGACCCTAGGAAGTGTCTGAACGAAGGCAGGAAAGTCAACGAGTGCGCACTTAATTTCTTCAG GCAGATTAAGGGGAACTGTGCCGAGTCGTTCACCGAGTACTGGACCTGTCTGGACTATTCGAACCTGGCTGAGCTCCGTCACTGCCGTAAGCAGCAGAAGGAGTTTGATAACTGTGTGTTGGAGAAGCTCGGCTGGGAGAGACCAGAGCTGGGAGACCTGTCCAAG GTGACCAAGGTGGCGACCTCTCGGCCTCTCCCCGAGAACCCGTACCACTCGAGAGCGAGACCCGAGGCCAACCCTGTGATCGACGCCCCGCTCGAGCCCGCCAAGCACGGCAGCCGCCTGTTTTTCTGGAACTGGTGA